A stretch of the Denticeps clupeoides chromosome 6, fDenClu1.1, whole genome shotgun sequence genome encodes the following:
- the hyou1 gene encoding hypoxia up-regulated protein 1 isoform X2 encodes MRLLTACGLLCVVLSILPSLTASVAVMSVDLGSEWMKMAIVKPGVPMEIVLNKESRRKTPVAVCLKENERLFGDGALGVSVKNPKVVYRYLQNLVGKRVVNPQVVEYQKHFPEHQLERDEKRDTVNFKYSEEINYSPEELLGMVLNYSRGLAQDFAEQPIKDVVITVPAFFNQAERRAVLQAAQVAGLKVLQLINDNTAVALNYGVFRRKDINATAQNVMFYDMGSGSTTATIVTYQTVKTKESGTQPQLQIRGVGFDRTLGGFEMELRLRDHLAKLFNEQKKSKKDVRENLRAMAKLLKEAQRLKTVLSANAEHGAQIEGLMDDIDFKAKVTRAEFEALCADLFDRVPAPVKDALSSSEMSMDDIEQVILVGGATRVPKVQEVLLKAVQKEELGKNINADEAAAMGAVYQAAALSKAFKVKPFLVRDAAVFPIQVEFSRETEEEDGMKTTKHNKRILFQRMAPYPQRKVITFNRYTDDFTFNINYGDLSFLIDRELGIFGSSNLTTVRLSGVGSSFKKHSDAESKGIKAHFNMDESGVLILDRVESVFETEAAVEEKEESTLTKLGNTITKLFGGGSSEPNPNVTEQVQDEEEVPPEAGKDQDEQEEKPGEKQEPEEKKEAEPQAEEQTDKADGAEGKSEEQNEGEKSDKDEKEIKGEKAEEGKEENKDKPQKKSKISEDVRVELVVNDVLDPSIDDIDSSTKKLQDLTNRDLQKHEREKSLNSLEAFIFETQDKLYQEEYQVVVSEQEKEEISGKLSEASNWMDEEGYTASTKELKEKFSELKKLCKAMFFRVEERRKWPERLAELDRMLNQSSFFLTGVKLIPESDQIFTDVEMKTLEKVINETTVWKNETVAEQDKRSPTEKPVLLSKEIEAKISLLEREVNYLLNKAKFAKPKPKPKPKDTNSSSTENSKTSNSTADSEKVIPPTEESAAKDEADAAEEVSPAGEPPTANEQEPMTETVSQDAKKNRTNSGQ; translated from the exons ATGAGACTGTTGACAGCATGTGGTCTTTTGTGCGTGGTGTTATCAATCCTGCCCTCTCTGACCG CCTCAGTGGCAGTGATGTCTGTAGACTTGGGCAGTGAGTGGATGAAAATGGCCATTGTTAAACCAGGAGTGCCGATGGAGATTGTTTTGAACAA AGAGTCTAGAAGGAAAACCCCTGTTGCTGTGTGCTTGAAAGAAAATGAGCGTCTGTTTGGGGATGGTGCCCTGGGAGTG tCTGTAAAGAATCCCAAAGTGGTATACAGGTACCTCCAGAATCTCGTTGGTAAGCGGGTGGTTAACCCTCAAGTGGTGGAGTACCAGAAACACTTCCCGGAGCACCAACTTGAAAGAGACGAGAAGAGGGACACCGTGAACTTCAAGTACTCGGA AGAAATTAATTATTCACCTGAAGAGCTCCTTGGCATGGTCTTGAACTACTCTCGGGGCTTGGCACAAGACTTTGCTG AGCAGCCCATCAAAGATGTAGTGATCACCGTTCCAGCCTTTTTTAACCAGGCAGAGAGAAGGGCAGTCCTCCAGGCTGCCCAGGTGGCTGGTTTGAAGGTCCTTCAACTCATCAATGACAACACAGCTGTGGCTTTGAACTATGGGGTTTTCAGGCGGAAGGATATCAACGCAACCGCTCAg aATGTCATGTTCTATGACATGGGCTCAGGCAGCACCACAGCCACCATTGTGACATATCAAACAGTCAAAACGAAAGAGTCTGGCACACAGCCACAGCTTCAGATCCGTGGAGTAGG CTTTGATCGCACACTGGGAGGTTTTGAAATGGAACTAAGGCTACGAGATCACCTGGCCAAGCTCTTCAACGAACAGAAAAAGTCCAAAAAGGACGTTCGGGAGAACCTACGTGCGATGGCCAAGCTTCTCAAAGAAGCACAGAGACTCAAAACTGTGCTGAGTGCCAATGCAGAACATGGCGCTCAG ATTGAGGGGCTTATGGATGATATCGACTTCAAGGCTAAGGTCACACGTGCCGAGTTTGAGGCCCTGTGTGCAGATCTGTTTGACCGCGTTCCAGCCCCGGTTAAAGACGCGCTCAGTTCATCTGAAATGTCCATG GATGACATTGAGCAGGTCATCTTGGTTGGAGGAGCAACTCGAGTCCCCAAGGTGCAGGAGGTCCTCCTGAAAGCTGTGCAGAA AGAGGAACTTGGAAAGAACATCAATGCAGATGAAGCTGCCGCCATGGGAGCCGTCTACCAGGCAGCTGCTCTCAGCAAAGCCTTTAAAGTCAAGCCCTTCCTGGTCCGTGATGCTGCCGTCTTCCCAATACAG GTGGAGTTCAGTCGGGAGACGGAGGAAGAGGATGGGATGAAGACCACGAAACATAACAAGCGCATCCTCTTCCAGCGAATGGCTCCATACCCCCAGAGGAAGGTCATCACTTTCAACCGCTACACAGATGATTTTACGTTCAACATCAACTATGGAGACCTGAGTTTTCTCATTGACAGGGAGCTTGG CATTTTTGGTTCTTCGAACCTGACCACAGTGAGGCTGTCTGGAGTGGGCAGCAGCTTTAAGAAACATTCTGATGCTGAATCTAAGGGAATCAAAGCACATTTCAACATGGATGAGAGCGGCGTGTTGATTTTAGACAGG GTGGAGTCTGTGTTTGAGACAGAGGCTGCtgtggaagaaaaagaagagtcAACCCTGACAA aaCTTGGAAACACCATTACAAAGCTCTTTGGTGGTGGGAGCTCGGAGCCCAATCCTAATGTAACTGAACAAGTCCAG gatgaggaggaagttCCACCTGAGGCTGGAAAAGACCAGGATGAGCAGGAGGAAAAGCCAGGAGAGAAGCAGGAACCTGAAGAGAAGAAAGAAGCTGAGCCTCAGGCAGAGGAGCAGACAGACAAGGCAGATGGAGCCGAGGGTAAATCCGAG GAACAGAACGAGGGTGAGAAGTCTGATAAAGACGAGAAGGAAATCAAGGGAGAGAAGGCTGAAGagggaaaagaagaaaataaagacaaaccCCAGAAAAAGAGCAAGATATCTGAAGATGTCAGAGTGGAGCTTGTAGTGAATGATGTCCTGGACCCCAGTATAGATGACATTGACTCCTCTACGAAGAA GCTGCAGGACCTCACCAATCGTGACCTGCAGAAACATGAGAGGGAAAAATCACTCAACAGCCTCGAAGCCTTCATCTTCGAGACTCAG GACAAGTTGTATCAGGAGGAGTATCAGGTAGTTGTAAGTGAGCAGGAGAAGGAAGAGATCTCCGGCAAGCTGAGCGAAGCTTCAAACTGGATGGACGAGGAGGGCTACACTGCCAGCACCAAGGAGCTCAAGGAAAAGTTTTCTGAGCTGAAGAAGTTATGCAAGGCCATGTTCTTCAGGGTGGAGGAACGCAGGAAGTGGCCAGAAAGACTGGCGGAGCTCGACCGTATGCTCAACCAGTCATCATTTTTCTTGAC gggtgtcaaacttaTTCCTGAAAGCGACCAAATCTTTACTGACGTGGAGATGAAAACGTTGGAAAAGGTCATCAATGAAACTACT GTTTGGAAGAATGAAACTGTGGCTGAACAAGATAAGCGTTCCCCTACTGAGAAGCCTGTGCTGCTCTCAAAAGAAATTGAGGCCAAGATCTCCCTGCTGGAGCGTGAGGTGAACTACCTGCTCAACAAGGCCAAGTTCGCTAAGCCTAAACCCAAACCAAAGCCCAAGGATACAAACTCCAGCAGCACGGAGAACAGCAAAACCAGCAACAGCACGGCTGACTCTGAAAAAGTAATCCCTCCCACTGAAGAGTCTGCTGCAAAAGACGAGGCTG ATGCTGCTGAAGAAGTGAGCCCTGCTGGCGAGCCACCTACTGCAAATGAACAAGAGCCGATGACAGAAACAGTATCacaggatgcaaaaaaaa
- the zcchc10 gene encoding zinc finger CCHC domain-containing protein 10 isoform X2, which translates to MATPMHRLIARRQAEANKQNVRCQKCLEMGHWTYECTGKRKYLYRPSRTAEMKKKLSEDVGRVSSGTGPGGGALTEKKPKKKRAKDSSDSSGSDSDSNSSSSDDSSSDSSSSSSSSEDSSSDSEDSSSSSSSSSSSSSDSDSSSSGSASSSSTDQGPPKKRKKKK; encoded by the exons ATGGCGACCCCCATGCATAGATTGATTGCCCGTAGGCAAGC GGAGGCGAACAAGCAGAATGTCCGCTGTCAGAAGTGTCTGGAGATGGGCCACTGGACGTACGAGTGCACCGGGAAGAGGAAGTACCTGTACAGGCCGTCCAGGACCGCGGAGATGAAGAAGAAGCTGAGCGAAGACGTCGGTCGGGTGTCGAGCGGGACCGG ACCTGGTGGGGGAGCCCTTACTGAAAAGAAACCCAAAAAGAAAAG ggCAAAGGATTCAAGTGATTCCAGTGGCAGCGACAGTGATTCAAACAGCTCCTCGAGCGATGACTCTTCAAGCGACTCGTCAagctcctcatcttcctctgaAGATAGCAGTAgtgatagtgaggacagctccAGCTCCTCGTctagcagtagcagcagcagctctgactCGGACTCCTCCAGCAGCGGTAGTgctagcagcagcagcacagaccAAGGTCCTCcgaagaagaggaaaaagaagaaatga
- the zcchc10 gene encoding zinc finger CCHC domain-containing protein 10 isoform X1, translating to MATPMHRLIARRQAEANKQNVRCQKCLEMGHWTYECTGKRKYLYRPSRTAEMKKKLSEDVGRVSSGTGTFIKTPPPTGRMKLRLECYSLVDLVGEPLLKRNPKRKGQRIQVIPVAATVIQTAPRAMTLQATRQAPHLPLKIAVVIVRTAPAPRLAVAAAALTRTPPAAVVLAAAAQTKVLRRRGKRRNECFG from the exons ATGGCGACCCCCATGCATAGATTGATTGCCCGTAGGCAAGC GGAGGCGAACAAGCAGAATGTCCGCTGTCAGAAGTGTCTGGAGATGGGCCACTGGACGTACGAGTGCACCGGGAAGAGGAAGTACCTGTACAGGCCGTCCAGGACCGCGGAGATGAAGAAGAAGCTGAGCGAAGACGTCGGTCGGGTGTCGAGCGGGACCGG TACTTTCATCAAGACTCCGCCACCTACTGGTCGAATGAAATTACGACTCGAATGTTATTCTCTCGTAGACCTGGTGGGGGAGCCCTTACTGAAAAGAAACCCAAAAAGAAAAG ggCAAAGGATTCAAGTGATTCCAGTGGCAGCGACAGTGATTCAAACAGCTCCTCGAGCGATGACTCTTCAAGCGACTCGTCAagctcctcatcttcctctgaAGATAGCAGTAgtgatagtgaggacagctccAGCTCCTCGTctagcagtagcagcagcagctctgactCGGACTCCTCCAGCAGCGGTAGTgctagcagcagcagcacagaccAAGGTCCTCcgaagaagaggaaaaagaagaaatgaatgttttggctga
- the hyou1 gene encoding hypoxia up-regulated protein 1 isoform X1 has translation MRLLTACGLLCVVLSILPSLTASVAVMSVDLGSEWMKMAIVKPGVPMEIVLNKESRRKTPVAVCLKENERLFGDGALGVSVKNPKVVYRYLQNLVGKRVVNPQVVEYQKHFPEHQLERDEKRDTVNFKYSEEINYSPEELLGMVLNYSRGLAQDFAEQPIKDVVITVPAFFNQAERRAVLQAAQVAGLKVLQLINDNTAVALNYGVFRRKDINATAQNVMFYDMGSGSTTATIVTYQTVKTKESGTQPQLQIRGVGFDRTLGGFEMELRLRDHLAKLFNEQKKSKKDVRENLRAMAKLLKEAQRLKTVLSANAEHGAQIEGLMDDIDFKAKVTRAEFEALCADLFDRVPAPVKDALSSSEMSMDDIEQVILVGGATRVPKVQEVLLKAVQKEELGKNINADEAAAMGAVYQAAALSKAFKVKPFLVRDAAVFPIQVEFSRETEEEDGMKTTKHNKRILFQRMAPYPQRKVITFNRYTDDFTFNINYGDLSFLIDRELGIFGSSNLTTVRLSGVGSSFKKHSDAESKGIKAHFNMDESGVLILDRVESVFETEAAVEEKEESTLTKLGNTITKLFGGGSSEPNPNVTEQVQDEEEVPPEAGKDQDEQEEKPGEKQEPEEKKEAEPQAEEQTDKADGAEGKSEEQNEGEKSDKDEKEIKGEKAEEGKEENKDKPQKKSKISEDVRVELVVNDVLDPSIDDIDSSTKKLQDLTNRDLQKHEREKSLNSLEAFIFETQDKLYQEEYQVVVSEQEKEEISGKLSEASNWMDEEGYTASTKELKEKFSELKKLCKAMFFRVEERRKWPERLAELDRMLNQSSFFLTGVKLIPESDQIFTDVEMKTLEKVINETTVWKNETVAEQDKRSPTEKPVLLSKEIEAKISLLEREVNYLLNKAKFAKPKPKPKPKDTNSSSTENSKTSNSTADSEKVIPPTEESAAKDEADAAEEVSPAGEPPTANEQEPMTETVSQDAKKTEQTVDNKSENHIGDEL, from the exons ATGAGACTGTTGACAGCATGTGGTCTTTTGTGCGTGGTGTTATCAATCCTGCCCTCTCTGACCG CCTCAGTGGCAGTGATGTCTGTAGACTTGGGCAGTGAGTGGATGAAAATGGCCATTGTTAAACCAGGAGTGCCGATGGAGATTGTTTTGAACAA AGAGTCTAGAAGGAAAACCCCTGTTGCTGTGTGCTTGAAAGAAAATGAGCGTCTGTTTGGGGATGGTGCCCTGGGAGTG tCTGTAAAGAATCCCAAAGTGGTATACAGGTACCTCCAGAATCTCGTTGGTAAGCGGGTGGTTAACCCTCAAGTGGTGGAGTACCAGAAACACTTCCCGGAGCACCAACTTGAAAGAGACGAGAAGAGGGACACCGTGAACTTCAAGTACTCGGA AGAAATTAATTATTCACCTGAAGAGCTCCTTGGCATGGTCTTGAACTACTCTCGGGGCTTGGCACAAGACTTTGCTG AGCAGCCCATCAAAGATGTAGTGATCACCGTTCCAGCCTTTTTTAACCAGGCAGAGAGAAGGGCAGTCCTCCAGGCTGCCCAGGTGGCTGGTTTGAAGGTCCTTCAACTCATCAATGACAACACAGCTGTGGCTTTGAACTATGGGGTTTTCAGGCGGAAGGATATCAACGCAACCGCTCAg aATGTCATGTTCTATGACATGGGCTCAGGCAGCACCACAGCCACCATTGTGACATATCAAACAGTCAAAACGAAAGAGTCTGGCACACAGCCACAGCTTCAGATCCGTGGAGTAGG CTTTGATCGCACACTGGGAGGTTTTGAAATGGAACTAAGGCTACGAGATCACCTGGCCAAGCTCTTCAACGAACAGAAAAAGTCCAAAAAGGACGTTCGGGAGAACCTACGTGCGATGGCCAAGCTTCTCAAAGAAGCACAGAGACTCAAAACTGTGCTGAGTGCCAATGCAGAACATGGCGCTCAG ATTGAGGGGCTTATGGATGATATCGACTTCAAGGCTAAGGTCACACGTGCCGAGTTTGAGGCCCTGTGTGCAGATCTGTTTGACCGCGTTCCAGCCCCGGTTAAAGACGCGCTCAGTTCATCTGAAATGTCCATG GATGACATTGAGCAGGTCATCTTGGTTGGAGGAGCAACTCGAGTCCCCAAGGTGCAGGAGGTCCTCCTGAAAGCTGTGCAGAA AGAGGAACTTGGAAAGAACATCAATGCAGATGAAGCTGCCGCCATGGGAGCCGTCTACCAGGCAGCTGCTCTCAGCAAAGCCTTTAAAGTCAAGCCCTTCCTGGTCCGTGATGCTGCCGTCTTCCCAATACAG GTGGAGTTCAGTCGGGAGACGGAGGAAGAGGATGGGATGAAGACCACGAAACATAACAAGCGCATCCTCTTCCAGCGAATGGCTCCATACCCCCAGAGGAAGGTCATCACTTTCAACCGCTACACAGATGATTTTACGTTCAACATCAACTATGGAGACCTGAGTTTTCTCATTGACAGGGAGCTTGG CATTTTTGGTTCTTCGAACCTGACCACAGTGAGGCTGTCTGGAGTGGGCAGCAGCTTTAAGAAACATTCTGATGCTGAATCTAAGGGAATCAAAGCACATTTCAACATGGATGAGAGCGGCGTGTTGATTTTAGACAGG GTGGAGTCTGTGTTTGAGACAGAGGCTGCtgtggaagaaaaagaagagtcAACCCTGACAA aaCTTGGAAACACCATTACAAAGCTCTTTGGTGGTGGGAGCTCGGAGCCCAATCCTAATGTAACTGAACAAGTCCAG gatgaggaggaagttCCACCTGAGGCTGGAAAAGACCAGGATGAGCAGGAGGAAAAGCCAGGAGAGAAGCAGGAACCTGAAGAGAAGAAAGAAGCTGAGCCTCAGGCAGAGGAGCAGACAGACAAGGCAGATGGAGCCGAGGGTAAATCCGAG GAACAGAACGAGGGTGAGAAGTCTGATAAAGACGAGAAGGAAATCAAGGGAGAGAAGGCTGAAGagggaaaagaagaaaataaagacaaaccCCAGAAAAAGAGCAAGATATCTGAAGATGTCAGAGTGGAGCTTGTAGTGAATGATGTCCTGGACCCCAGTATAGATGACATTGACTCCTCTACGAAGAA GCTGCAGGACCTCACCAATCGTGACCTGCAGAAACATGAGAGGGAAAAATCACTCAACAGCCTCGAAGCCTTCATCTTCGAGACTCAG GACAAGTTGTATCAGGAGGAGTATCAGGTAGTTGTAAGTGAGCAGGAGAAGGAAGAGATCTCCGGCAAGCTGAGCGAAGCTTCAAACTGGATGGACGAGGAGGGCTACACTGCCAGCACCAAGGAGCTCAAGGAAAAGTTTTCTGAGCTGAAGAAGTTATGCAAGGCCATGTTCTTCAGGGTGGAGGAACGCAGGAAGTGGCCAGAAAGACTGGCGGAGCTCGACCGTATGCTCAACCAGTCATCATTTTTCTTGAC gggtgtcaaacttaTTCCTGAAAGCGACCAAATCTTTACTGACGTGGAGATGAAAACGTTGGAAAAGGTCATCAATGAAACTACT GTTTGGAAGAATGAAACTGTGGCTGAACAAGATAAGCGTTCCCCTACTGAGAAGCCTGTGCTGCTCTCAAAAGAAATTGAGGCCAAGATCTCCCTGCTGGAGCGTGAGGTGAACTACCTGCTCAACAAGGCCAAGTTCGCTAAGCCTAAACCCAAACCAAAGCCCAAGGATACAAACTCCAGCAGCACGGAGAACAGCAAAACCAGCAACAGCACGGCTGACTCTGAAAAAGTAATCCCTCCCACTGAAGAGTCTGCTGCAAAAGACGAGGCTG ATGCTGCTGAAGAAGTGAGCCCTGCTGGCGAGCCACCTACTGCAAATGAACAAGAGCCGATGACAGAAACAGTATCacaggatgcaaaaaaaacag